The DNA segment CATGGTGGGACAGACGGCGATGCACCCCCCGCACTGGTCGCAGACCCTGATATCAGGCAGCCCGGTGACGTTCTTCACCGATATTCGCGACATCTCCGGATTGTCCTGCTTCGCCCACAGCTTCGAGCACGCGGACATGCAGGCCCCGCACATCACGCATTTGTCAAGAGAGTACCTCAAAAACTTCATTGCCACGCTCCTTTTCTCAAAAACCTGCCCCCTGGCTATACGGCTATACTACGTTCGACTCCATTATATGCTCTCCTCTTGCGAAACGCCTATAGTCGAGCATGCTGAAGTCAATGTCGGGCTTCTGGCCTGCGATATGCTGGGCGAGTATCTTCCCTGCCACGGGCGCAAGCATAAAGCCGTGCCCTGAGTAGCCGGTCGAGTGGAAGAAGTTCTTTACGTCCGTCTCGCCTATGACCGGCTGAGCGTCCGGGGTCATATCGTACTGCCCCGACCACTGCCTGGCCACCCTTATGCCGCGCGTCCTGGGCAGAAGCTTGACGAGAATCCTCGCCATCTTCTCGGCGAACTGCCAGGTTGTGTTGTTCTCGTGATCCTCCGGTTTTCCGTCCGGGCTCATACCGCAGATTATCGATCCGTGCGGTCTCTGCTGGATGTAGTAGTTGCCGGAGAAGCTCATAAGCATGCAGGGGCAGACGCCGGGCGCAACAGGCTCCGTGATCAGTATCTCGTGGCGCTCGGCCCAGTTGGGAAGCTCTATTCCGGCCATGGCGGCGATATCCTGCGAGTAGGCGCCCGCGCAGTTGATGACGGTGGGGGCGCTTATAGGACCCCTGCTCGTCTCTATCCCGCGGACGACCCCGTCCTGCAC comes from the Synergistaceae bacterium genome and includes:
- a CDS encoding FAD-binding oxidoreductase, with amino-acid sequence VQDGVVRGIETSRGPISAPTVINCAGAYSQDIAAMAGIELPNWAERHEILITEPVAPGVCPCMLMSFSGNYYIQQRPHGSIICGMSPDGKPEDHENNTTWQFAEKMARILVKLLPRTRGIRVARQWSGQYDMTPDAQPVIGETDVKNFFHSTGYSGHGFMLAPVAGKILAQHIAGQKPDIDFSMLDYRRFARGEHIMESNVV